A part of Magnetospirillum sp. genomic DNA contains:
- a CDS encoding M20/M25/M40 family metallo-hydrolase: MNAAQKAQAAAAASGDKAVSLLREFIALQRQGEAAVQARFATACESFGATVVRHRYLPADVNPRDEFASGIAIAPDMREAVVARLPGTGGGRSMLVFAHPDGEPFQPQHGWRHDPFAGEIENGRLYGWGVADDLAGVATMAGALQVLSDPSLRPAGDLILCSTPSKRHARGVHALLQAGFVADAAIYLHPAESGVGMREVKTFASGQLVFRVTVEGRLPDTQEPGHAAFAHTAVNPIDKAVLIHGALRALDERRGSRVTNPSLQAAIGRSTNLLIGDFSTLGDGRAARIAPAVRLSCALSFPPGEKLADVQAEVAAAIAAIVKADEYLSAKPPKVEFLSGVTGAEVPDGHALRNAVDAAVLAATGQAPHANVMHTSSDIRNPMVQNGIPCVGLGPLCGDLTQNGARDEWVDVADFKRGVGVIAGAIALWSSPA, translated from the coding sequence ATGAACGCAGCCCAAAAAGCACAAGCCGCCGCCGCCGCGTCGGGCGACAAAGCTGTCTCTCTGCTGCGCGAATTCATCGCCCTGCAGCGCCAGGGCGAAGCGGCCGTGCAGGCACGCTTTGCAACCGCGTGCGAATCCTTCGGGGCGACCGTTGTGCGCCATCGCTATCTGCCCGCCGACGTGAATCCGCGTGACGAGTTCGCTTCCGGCATTGCGATCGCACCCGACATGCGCGAAGCGGTCGTGGCGCGCTTGCCCGGTACGGGCGGCGGACGCAGCATGCTCGTGTTTGCGCATCCCGACGGCGAGCCGTTCCAGCCGCAGCATGGCTGGCGCCACGATCCGTTTGCGGGCGAAATCGAAAACGGTCGCCTCTATGGCTGGGGCGTTGCCGACGATCTTGCCGGCGTTGCGACAATGGCGGGCGCCTTGCAGGTGCTGAGCGATCCCTCCCTGCGCCCGGCGGGCGACCTTATCTTGTGCAGCACGCCGTCCAAGCGCCATGCGCGCGGCGTGCATGCGCTGCTGCAGGCGGGCTTCGTTGCCGACGCTGCGATCTATCTGCACCCGGCGGAATCGGGAGTGGGCATGCGCGAGGTCAAGACTTTCGCCTCGGGCCAGCTCGTGTTCCGCGTCACGGTTGAAGGCCGCCTGCCCGACACGCAAGAGCCCGGCCACGCGGCCTTCGCGCACACGGCCGTCAACCCGATCGACAAGGCCGTGCTGATCCATGGCGCGTTGCGCGCCCTCGACGAACGGCGCGGCAGCCGCGTGACGAATCCCTCGTTGCAGGCCGCCATCGGCCGATCGACCAATCTGCTGATCGGCGACTTTTCCACGCTCGGCGATGGGCGCGCCGCGCGCATCGCACCGGCGGTGCGGCTCTCCTGCGCGCTGTCGTTCCCGCCCGGCGAAAAACTCGCCGACGTGCAGGCCGAAGTCGCCGCCGCGATCGCTGCGATCGTGAAGGCCGACGAATATCTCAGCGCCAAGCCGCCCAAGGTCGAGTTTCTGTCGGGCGTCACGGGTGCGGAAGTGCCGGACGGCCATGCGCTGCGCAATGCCGTCGATGCGGCCGTGCTGGCGGCAACCGGCCAAGCGCCGCACGCCAACGTCATGCACACCTCGTCCGACATCCGCAATCCGATGGTGCAGAACGGCATTCCGTGCGTGGGGCTCGGGCCGCTGTGCGGCGATCTCACGCAGAACGGCGCGCGCGACGAATGGGTGGACGTTGCCGATTTCAAGCGCGGCGTGGGCGTGATCGCCGGTGCGATCGCCTTGTGGAGCAGCCCTGCCTAG
- a CDS encoding ABC transporter substrate-binding protein — protein sequence MGKGSLGRRGFLGAAAGVAASGFLPGVATAQNRTTVTASLLGNLPNIHPWHVGNVETAAANLLVYSNLLKVGPDGTMVPDVAASLPTISADGLNYTFELRRDVRFHNGDKLTAEDVVYSYDQYLSTARRRGNLRRFIKNVTKDGDYVVKVELVEPWVGWMQLMGYEAAIVRRGTDVVNEGATGENLYRGSRMAGSGPYIPTSFQADVSAEFEANPDYFGGKPATQTIKLLRIPDAATQLANLRAGTVDIISNCPPKDFAAMARTPGFAGASRPSAGIFYMPMNTAKAPFDNVHLRRAVSCAVDRDYICDEIYSGLVTPSALPAAPTEFWYDANLAKQLAYDPDRARFHLREAGMPRGFAFEAIVPAPSAYVEAREAAIVMQANLADVGIRMNIRQTDFVSMYRSAQNGDWQAFPHPSMQSSIEGYLIWNNYHKDGNQARWMGYRNAAFEEATMDSFRYLENARKMPGLQRVSKILVEDCPALWIGRLNAYHLWRADISGFAPRYSHFMDLTQVKRG from the coding sequence ATGGGGAAAGGCAGTTTGGGGCGCCGTGGTTTTCTGGGCGCGGCCGCCGGCGTGGCGGCTTCGGGCTTTCTTCCCGGTGTTGCGACAGCACAGAATCGTACCACCGTCACGGCGTCGTTGCTCGGCAATCTGCCGAACATCCATCCCTGGCATGTCGGCAATGTCGAGACGGCGGCGGCCAATCTGCTCGTCTATTCCAATTTGCTGAAAGTCGGCCCCGACGGCACGATGGTGCCCGACGTCGCAGCGTCCTTGCCGACGATCAGCGCCGACGGTCTTAACTATACATTCGAGCTGCGCCGCGACGTGCGCTTCCACAACGGCGACAAGCTGACCGCCGAAGACGTCGTCTATTCGTACGACCAGTATCTGTCCACGGCGCGTCGGCGCGGCAATCTGCGGCGCTTCATCAAGAACGTCACCAAGGACGGCGATTACGTGGTGAAGGTCGAGCTTGTGGAGCCGTGGGTCGGCTGGATGCAGCTGATGGGCTACGAGGCCGCGATCGTGCGCCGCGGCACCGATGTGGTGAACGAGGGCGCGACCGGCGAGAATCTCTATCGCGGCAGCCGCATGGCGGGTTCCGGGCCCTACATCCCGACCAGTTTCCAGGCCGACGTGTCGGCCGAGTTCGAAGCTAATCCCGACTATTTCGGCGGCAAGCCCGCCACGCAGACGATCAAGCTGCTGCGCATTCCCGATGCGGCCACGCAGCTTGCCAATCTGCGCGCCGGCACGGTCGACATCATTTCGAACTGCCCGCCCAAGGATTTCGCCGCGATGGCCCGCACGCCGGGTTTTGCCGGCGCTTCGCGTCCGTCGGCCGGCATCTTCTACATGCCGATGAACACCGCCAAGGCGCCGTTCGACAACGTGCATCTGCGCCGAGCGGTGTCGTGCGCAGTCGATCGCGACTATATCTGCGATGAGATCTATTCGGGCCTCGTGACCCCGTCGGCCCTGCCGGCCGCACCGACGGAGTTCTGGTACGACGCGAACCTCGCCAAGCAGCTTGCCTACGACCCGGACCGCGCGCGTTTCCATCTGCGCGAGGCGGGCATGCCGCGCGGCTTCGCGTTCGAGGCGATCGTGCCCGCACCCTCGGCCTATGTCGAAGCGCGCGAAGCGGCGATCGTGATGCAGGCGAATCTCGCGGATGTCGGCATCCGCATGAATATCCGCCAGACCGACTTCGTCAGCATGTATCGCAGCGCCCAAAACGGCGACTGGCAGGCCTTCCCGCATCCCTCGATGCAGTCCTCGATCGAGGGCTATCTGATCTGGAACAACTACCACAAGGACGGCAACCAGGCGCGCTGGATGGGCTACCGCAACGCCGCGTTCGAAGAAGCGACGATGGACAGCTTCCGCTATCTCGAAAACGCACGCAAAATGCCCGGCCTGCAGCGTGTGTCGAAAATCCTCGTCGAAGACTGCCCGGCGCTTTGGATCGGGCGCCTCAACGCCTACCATCTGTGGCGCGCCGACATTTCGGGTTTTGCACCGCGCTATTCGCACTTCATGGACCTCACCCAGGTCAAACGCGGATGA
- a CDS encoding ABC transporter permease, with protein MIGFLAGRAASLALVLFGASVLIFLVVRALPGDPAVALMTQNATPEMVAEMRRALGLERPLPVQFALWLGAALGGDLGRSFMFSMDVSALIGERFPVTLHLALASLAIALAIAIPTGVLAAANKGKALDHLCRVVAMVGISMPVFWQGLLMILLFAVTLGWLPPGGYVSPASGFADSFAHILLPAVALGTAYAATVMRMLRASMLDVLGREHIAVARAHGIPERTLVWRDALHNAAIPTLTAVGFSFGYLLAGAVLTEVIFNLPGMGRLLYESILARDYPLVQGLVLLNVTVFVAINFAMDALYVALDPRIRR; from the coding sequence ATGATCGGGTTCCTCGCGGGACGGGCCGCGTCTTTGGCGCTGGTCCTGTTCGGCGCGAGCGTTCTGATCTTCCTCGTGGTGCGCGCGTTGCCGGGCGATCCGGCCGTGGCGCTGATGACCCAGAATGCGACGCCCGAAATGGTCGCCGAAATGCGCCGCGCGCTCGGGCTCGAGCGGCCGTTGCCGGTCCAGTTCGCGCTGTGGCTGGGGGCCGCGCTGGGCGGCGATCTTGGCCGCTCGTTCATGTTCAGCATGGACGTGTCGGCGCTGATCGGCGAACGCTTTCCGGTCACGCTGCATCTGGCGCTCGCGAGCCTGGCGATCGCCCTTGCGATCGCGATCCCGACCGGCGTTCTGGCGGCCGCAAACAAGGGCAAGGCGCTTGACCATCTGTGCCGCGTGGTCGCGATGGTCGGCATCTCGATGCCGGTCTTCTGGCAGGGGCTGCTGATGATCCTGCTGTTTGCGGTCACGCTCGGCTGGCTGCCGCCGGGCGGCTATGTTTCGCCCGCTTCCGGGTTCGCCGACTCTTTTGCGCATATTCTGCTGCCGGCGGTCGCCCTCGGCACGGCCTATGCGGCGACCGTCATGCGCATGCTGCGCGCCTCGATGCTCGACGTGCTGGGGCGCGAGCATATTGCGGTTGCGCGCGCGCACGGCATTCCCGAGCGCACGCTCGTCTGGCGCGACGCGCTGCACAATGCCGCGATCCCGACATTGACCGCCGTCGGTTTCTCGTTCGGCTATCTGCTGGCGGGTGCGGTGCTGACCGAAGTGATCTTCAACCTGCCCGGCATGGGGCGGCTGCTCTACGAGAGCATCCTCGCGCGCGACTATCCGCTCGTGCAGGGCTTGGTGCTGCTCAATGTGACGGTGTTCGTCGCGATCAATTTCGCGATGGATGCGCTCTACGTCGCCCTCGATCCGCGGATCAGGCGATGA
- a CDS encoding ABC transporter permease — protein sequence MSRTKTLGRLLGIVRRDPLAAAAFLFLLLLAVAALFPEQIAALSPNRPSRLRLLPPGDIYLFGTDQFGRDIFARCVHATSVSLAVGLTTVAIALLFGVPLGAIAAFRSPGKIDSGIMRTMDVLMAFPPIVLAIAVVAALGTQDIEVGPFTVPHITKVMVVIGLLNVPKVARIVRASVLVERNEQYVMAARAVGASELRVLFREVLPNCASPVAVYATLLVATSILTEASLSFLGLGIQPPQPSWGGMLADSRTYVMSGQWWLTVFPGLLIFLSVAAFNLAGDLLRDALDPAQITRRGDA from the coding sequence ATGAGCCGCACGAAGACACTCGGCCGTCTGCTCGGCATCGTGCGCCGCGATCCTTTGGCGGCGGCGGCGTTCCTGTTTCTGCTATTGCTCGCGGTCGCGGCTTTGTTCCCGGAACAGATTGCCGCATTGTCGCCGAACCGGCCGAGCCGCTTGCGGCTGCTGCCGCCGGGCGACATCTATCTGTTCGGCACCGACCAGTTCGGGCGCGACATCTTTGCGCGCTGCGTCCATGCCACCAGCGTGTCGCTGGCGGTGGGCTTGACCACGGTTGCGATCGCGCTGCTGTTCGGCGTGCCGCTGGGGGCGATCGCGGCGTTTCGCAGCCCCGGCAAAATCGATTCCGGCATCATGCGCACGATGGACGTGCTGATGGCGTTTCCGCCGATCGTGCTGGCGATCGCTGTCGTTGCCGCTTTGGGCACGCAGGACATCGAAGTCGGCCCCTTCACCGTGCCGCATATCACCAAGGTGATGGTCGTAATCGGTCTGCTCAACGTGCCGAAGGTCGCGCGCATCGTGCGCGCCTCGGTGCTGGTCGAGCGCAACGAACAATACGTGATGGCCGCGCGCGCCGTGGGCGCATCTGAACTGCGCGTGCTGTTCCGCGAAGTGCTGCCGAACTGCGCGTCGCCTGTCGCGGTCTACGCGACTTTGCTTGTGGCGACGTCGATCCTGACTGAGGCGTCGCTGTCCTTCCTGGGGCTCGGCATCCAGCCGCCGCAGCCCTCGTGGGGGGGCATGCTGGCCGACAGCCGCACCTACGTGATGTCGGGGCAATGGTGGCTCACGGTGTTTCCGGGCCTGCTGATCTTCCTGTCGGTCGCGGCTTTCAATCTTGCCGGCGATCTGCTGCGCGATGCGCTCGATCCGGCCCAAATCACGCGGCGCGGCGATGCTTGA
- a CDS encoding ABC transporter ATP-binding protein: MLEPEPLFRVRNLTTRLRTDAGVIVPSDDVSFDIAAGEVLGLVGESGSGKSVTARASVRLQKPDDAIKAGELWFAGRDLRKLDAPQLRALRASEIAMIVQDPAAALNPVMTVGTQLTRVAREKGMSEENAAARALELLVQLRIADPERRLAAYPHELSGGMRQRVLIALALMCKPKLLIADEPTTALDVTVEADILSLLDALRRELGMAMLLISHNLSVVARLCDRVAVMYAGRLVEIGPTPAVLADPRHPYTAALLASVPRGSKEDGKLPAIPGEPPDLANLAPGCGFRARCAQAGAECERLQTLQQVSDGRQSACWRAVA, from the coding sequence ATGCTTGAACCAGAGCCCTTGTTCCGCGTGCGCAATCTCACGACGCGGCTGCGGACTGACGCCGGCGTCATCGTGCCGTCCGACGACGTGTCGTTCGACATTGCGGCGGGCGAGGTCTTGGGTCTGGTCGGCGAGAGCGGGTCGGGCAAGTCGGTCACGGCGCGCGCCTCCGTGCGCCTGCAGAAGCCTGACGATGCGATCAAGGCGGGCGAGCTTTGGTTTGCCGGGCGCGATCTGCGCAAGCTCGATGCGCCGCAGTTGCGCGCCTTGCGGGCAAGCGAGATCGCGATGATCGTGCAGGACCCGGCGGCGGCCCTCAATCCCGTGATGACGGTCGGCACACAGCTCACGCGCGTCGCGCGCGAGAAGGGCATGTCCGAGGAAAACGCTGCCGCGCGCGCGCTCGAATTGCTCGTGCAACTGCGCATCGCCGACCCTGAGCGCCGACTTGCGGCGTATCCGCACGAATTGTCCGGCGGCATGCGCCAGCGCGTGCTGATCGCACTCGCACTGATGTGCAAGCCAAAACTCCTGATCGCCGACGAGCCCACGACGGCGCTCGACGTCACGGTCGAGGCCGACATTCTGTCGCTGCTCGATGCGTTGCGCCGCGAGCTCGGCATGGCGATGCTGCTGATCTCGCACAATCTGTCGGTCGTGGCACGCCTGTGCGACCGCGTCGCGGTCATGTATGCGGGGCGCCTCGTCGAAATCGGACCGACGCCTGCCGTGCTGGCCGATCCTCGGCATCCCTATACGGCCGCTTTGCTGGCCTCGGTGCCGCGTGGGTCCAAAGAAGACGGGAAGCTGCCGGCCATTCCGGGCGAGCCGCCGGATCTTGCAAACCTCGCACCCGGCTGCGGCTTTCGCGCGCGCTGCGCGCAAGCCGGGGCCGAATGCGAACGGCTGCAGACACTGCAGCAGGTCAGCGACGGGCGGCAGAGCGCTTGCTGGCGGGCGGTCGCATGA
- a CDS encoding ABC transporter ATP-binding protein, which produces MKTPLLELVAVSKHYDVAAAPLAGLLAERPKVRAVEGVSLAVAPGEIMGLVGESGSGKSTLGRLALLLEPPTAGSVRFAGADPSADLKAFRRRAQMVFQDPQSSLNRSKTVGEILEMPLQVHDVGASRAARRARVAELLTSVGLRADAAGRYPHELSGGQRQRVGIARALAIAPSFIVLDEPTSALDVSIQAQIANLLVELQQRLSLTYLFISHDLRLVRWLCDRVAVMYLGRIVETGSAASLWQAPRHPYAQALLAAATAERAAPSGIGGDVPSPIAPPPGCAFHPRCAAAGPRCAREVPVPRGDAQALVACHLYDGGVA; this is translated from the coding sequence ATGAAAACGCCGTTGCTCGAACTTGTCGCCGTGTCCAAGCACTACGACGTCGCCGCTGCACCGCTGGCCGGATTGTTGGCCGAACGCCCGAAGGTGCGCGCGGTCGAAGGCGTGAGCCTCGCCGTTGCGCCAGGCGAAATCATGGGCTTGGTCGGCGAGAGCGGCTCGGGCAAATCGACATTGGGGCGCTTGGCCCTGCTGCTGGAACCGCCCACGGCGGGCAGCGTGCGTTTTGCGGGGGCGGATCCGAGTGCTGATCTCAAAGCGTTTCGTCGCCGCGCGCAGATGGTCTTCCAGGATCCGCAATCGTCGCTCAATCGCTCGAAGACGGTCGGCGAAATCCTCGAAATGCCGCTGCAGGTGCACGATGTGGGGGCAAGCCGTGCGGCACGTCGTGCACGCGTCGCCGAACTTCTGACGAGCGTGGGGCTGCGCGCCGATGCGGCTGGGCGCTATCCGCACGAACTTTCGGGCGGTCAGCGCCAGCGCGTCGGCATTGCGCGCGCTCTGGCCATCGCGCCGTCCTTCATCGTGCTCGACGAGCCTACGAGTGCGCTCGACGTGTCGATCCAGGCGCAGATCGCCAATCTGCTGGTCGAGCTGCAGCAGCGTCTCTCACTCACCTATCTTTTCATCAGCCACGATCTGCGGCTGGTGCGCTGGCTGTGCGACCGCGTGGCGGTGATGTATCTGGGGCGCATCGTTGAGACCGGCAGTGCCGCATCCTTGTGGCAAGCGCCGCGCCACCCTTATGCGCAGGCGCTACTGGCGGCGGCGACGGCCGAACGCGCGGCCCCGTCGGGCATTGGCGGCGATGTGCCGAGCCCCATCGCACCGCCGCCGGGCTGCGCGTTTCATCCGCGCTGCGCGGCGGCAGGCCCGCGCTGTGCGCGCGAAGTGCCGGTCCCGCGCGGCGACGCGCAGGCGCTTGTCGCGTGC